The region ATGGAGCATCTCCCGTCGGCGCCGTCATCGGCCTTTCTCTCTTTTAGCCGTTACGCCTTCTTGCCTGAACAGGAGGGTGTCTTTTTGAGGTTTTCGTCTGTGCAACTGAGATCGGGAAGGGCCATCAGTATCTCGGTGGTctcggtgaggaggaggttcaaAGACAGACAAAATTAGTCCACTTTCTGTGCCGGGACGGCAGGCTGCAGGCTGACGTGGAGAGGGAATAATTAGTCCCGTGATTATCGCAGGCTAAACGTGACAGTGGGATAATATTGATGTGATAAGTGGGTTGAGTCTAACAAACTGGGCTAATTAAAAATAGCGGGCATCTGTAAGTGCGGGGTGACAAGCTCCCAAAATTAGCCCACAATAGTTTGTGGGCAAACTTTTCAAGCTTCCTAAAAGAGTAGGACGGCGGCTAAATTGTTCTTGGTCAGCATCACAGTGTGGTCTTGATACTGTAGACTCGACTAGTCACATTGACGATAAACATGTAGAAGGATCTTTGTTGATGATTCTAGATGCACTGCCTTGGAGATATGCACAGTTGGCTTCGTATAAAAGCTCTGAAGATCCAACCTCGGCGCTTCTTGTAGATTCTCGAGAGGGTTTGCTTTCTTCGGTCGACATGAACAACCAAGCCGGCAGAATCGGAGTCGAAGCCAGACTTACCAAGTACACAGCGAGGTATAGTAAACAGGGCTAAGCCAACAGAGTTTTCTAGCGAGACTGACGATATTCCATTTTCCTATACAAAAAGCCAAGGCTGGTATTTGGTGCGTTGAGAACAGGGGTCCCCGCGACCTTGTCCGCCCAGACCTGGATGTCCTGGCTCTGTCCCGCATAATTGGCCCAAGCTCCTATGCTTGGCACAGTGAACCCTGCTCCAAACCCTGGTCGATCTCAATGCTTGAGCCAATCTGAGCTGGTTGCCGCCCCTCGGGCCGCATGCAGCTATGCACGAGCCACCTGTAGTCACACTCACCCGACCGCACCTCATCGAATCAACTGCGAGAAGCTCGCTTTTGCAGAGATTGACCAACTGCAACACCAGACCACTGACGAGAAAAGTTCTCCTTGCTACCTCGCGACCTCGCTCTTACGACGGCCCTACACTCTGATCCAGGTACCCTCGGTAACACCCGATTATCTTCCAGGCAAGGACCGCCACGTCAACTAAACCTGGTGCAGTCCACCGACTGGCTGGGTGAGGCGACCAATCCGGACCATATTGTCACAACGGCCACTTCGATTTGTGAAGTGACCTTTCCGTGAGAGTATTCCGGACCCAGACAAGACGAACCATGTCGCCTCATCTGATATTGGGCTCGTCAAAGCCTAGAGGGACTGACAAATCGTTCACCAGAGACAGCAAAGGGCAGACAGACCCCTCACTTCCCCAGCTTTTGGCAATCATGTCGCTGCTTCGGGCGATTCTCCGATGGGAAATTGCAAGCTGGGGGCCCGTGGTTCTGTTGAAAATCATCGATAGGCGTTGAGCGTGGATGAGGCACAAGGCAACGCCCACCACGCACAATTCTTTCTTGTCCTCCATGAAGCGACGTCGACAGCGTCATGCTTCCCTTCCCGTGGCTTCCATTTTCTTCAAGCAGAGTCTGTGCCTCACTATGGGCGGATACTGTGTAGCTGCCATTTGCATATGCAACCATCTCGATGCCCGTGGGTCGAGGTTGCAGGGAAAGCATGGGGGAGGTCGGCAAGAGGGTGTAGGGCGAACCAGGGGCCCATTGGCCAGCATTGATTCACCCACCCTGGCCTGCAAGCTTTTCGGTCCCGGGAGTCGAGTTGTGTCTTGGAGGGCACGAGTCTCCCTCTGTTCATTGTCATTGTTATCTTGGTGGGGAGTCAGCATCAAGCGATGCCCTCTCTCATCATGAAGAGAAAGATATTGCTACAAACCTGCGCCATCGACGTTACGTATACAACTCCCGTCGGCCGTCTAGTCTTGCCCTCATCAGTCCCGTCCCTCGGTCTGCCCAAACCCGCTCCTAGGGCGGCCGGGTTATCTCAAGCGAGTTAGGCATTGTGCTCTTCTCGAGCTGCATGTTTCTGCAAGTGGCTGGCCCCCGTACCAATCAACTTTTAATCGCTCGACAGGCTCCCTTGTTCCGCAGAGGGTCGGCCGACGTGGAGAAGGTGCACACCCACTTCCGGACCCCATGTCACCATTGTGACCCTCACATGCAATGGCGGGTGGGGTCCATGTTGGCGTCCCCCTTTCCGTTCTCTAGAGTCATTGGCACCAATAAGCGCACGTCGTACCCCCTGTCTCTCCCATAGTGCGAGCACCACACACAGCATGCCGAGGGTGACATGTCCCAAAAGAGCACAAGATGCACACATTCACACGGGACTATGTATGTGGGCTAATAAAGTGAAGTGGGCCAAAAACGGAAAGGAGGTTAATTTTGCCCGCAATGTTCAAAAATAGAACACTGCAAATTCACCCCAAAGTCGTCAAGACACACAGCCAAGATATAAGAATTAGCCCGCTTcgctcccccctcctcccatttgTTTCCCCTTCTCTTGAGCAGGTCCCCAAGCGAAGTGAAGAAGTCGGAGTATCCCCaggtgttgtcgtcgtccagTCCAGTCCAGTCCAACCGActctcacctctctctctctctctcattttttttaattacgCCATATTCCACGCCGACCAACCAAGAGAGCTGTGTCTCTACTCGGCATTTCAGCGTTCATTAGCACCCCAATTCCCGATACCAGATAACGCAAGCCGGACTTGCTTGGATATCCAGTCGTTCTCtcgaaacaaaacaacacgATACAGTAATCTAATACTAGCTCTCTGGTCTGGCAACCATTCCTCCGCGAGGACTTGCTTTGCTTCACCAGATTTGCCCCCGGACATCTGGACCTTGAACACGAGCGAGGGCACCCCCGGTTCACCTGGTCTCCTCCCGCTCTCCTCGGTCCAGTCCAagccccaccccccctcccccggcccAGCCCTCACACGCCCCCCTTGACCCCCGACCACCTCCGCCCAAGGGTCACCCCCACACCCCTGGTGCTTGTCACTCAACGCAGGTACTTGAACCTACAGAAGGGTTTATACAAATGTCAACACtaccccccaaccaccacggAGACCTCATGAAATCATCCCAAGTCAACATggctaccaccaccacgacaacgacgacaacaacaacaacaaaggccaaggctgcctcCAAAGCCCAGGCCAGtgccgccgccaaccccaagcAAAAGACGCAGATGCATCGCCGCTCAAGAACAGGTAAGCTCTCATCTCACTTGCATAGCTCGTTGGCGAGTTCGGAAGCTAACTCTGGTGACACGTAAAGGATGCTATACCTGCAGATTAAGAAGAAAAAAGTGCGACGAGGGCTCGCCCATGTGCACTGCCTGCAAGCATCTTGGCCTGGTATGCGAATACAAGCGGCCGATGTGGTGGAGCAACAACGATGCGCGGAGGAAGCACAAGGACGACATCAAGATGATCATCAAGCGCAAGAAGCTTTCCGAGAAGTCAACACACAGCATCCAGACCTCAGTCAACTCACCGCCAGGTCTCTCTCACTCGCTCCCAACCTCTGCTACCTTCTCCGACCCCTTTGACCGCACCCGATCGCAGTCGATTGATTCGCAGTTTGCTTTCAACTTCAATAGCCCACAAAGCGACTTCAGCTCCTTCAGCGCGCCACAGATGCACCCCGACTTTTTGTTTGCTCCGTACTCGCCCTATGAGATTGACGTCAAGACGGAGAGGCAAATGTTCATCAACGACATCCCAACCCTCAGAGagtcaacaacagccactTTCAGCACCTACCAgacccctccgccaccgGGAACAGTCCTCCCCCAGTTCCCTCTGGAAGGCGAATGGACGGAGCAGGTGTACACGGAGCGGAGGGAGTCATTGGCCGAGGAGACGCTCAACGTCAACTTCTTTGACTTTGCCCAGGGACCTTCGGTGTCTTCCAGGCAAGTCGCGATTGAGCTGGATGAAGGCGATCAGCGCTTGTTTGATCACTTCATCTCGTCGGTTCTTcccaccatcttccccatcctcgAGTCGAACCAACATGGATCCATCAGCTCCGACCTCATCCTCCCGGCGCTGGAGAGCAACAAGGGCTACCTGCACTGCTGCTTGAGCATCGCCGCTCAGCACTACAAGGCCGCCATGGGtcttgagggtgaggagatTGATGGCGACATCATGCGCCACCGCTACGCGACCATCTCTGCTCTGTGCGAAGCCCTCGCACGCGACGAGGACCACCAGCAGATTCTGGAGGCCGCCCTCGGGCTCATCTTCTTCCAATGCGGCGTCGGCCGCTTCGACGACACACTGCCCGACATTCCCTGGCACCAGCACTTCCAAGCCGCCATCTCCTTGGTGCAGAAGCTCGACCTCCCGCGCATCGTCTCGGACCCCAACGAGCCTTTGACTCAGGCCCCCTTCAACATGACCCTCACCGCGTGGATTGACATTCTCGGCGCCACCATGCTCGGTCGCGCTCCCGCTTTCGCCCACACCTACCGCGAGAAACACCTGtctcccaccaaccccagcttGGGCTTGCGCGAGCTGATGGGGTGCGAGGACCGCGTCATGTACCTGATCAGCGAGATCGCCTGCCTTGAGGCCCTCAAGAAGGACGGCATGGATGACATCACCCTCTGCCAACACGTCCACGTTCTTGGCGACCAGATCGGTTTGACCGAGATGGGCGATGAGTCCATCCCGGTTCTTCCCTTCAACGCCAACGGCACCCTCAGCCCCAAGCAGCTCTCCAAGAACATCACGGCCGCCTTCCGCCTCGCCGCCAGGATCTACCTCTGCAGCCTCGTCCCTGGCTTCCACCCCAGCCAGGCGAGCTGTGTCGGTCTTGTCGAGAAGCTCACTTCCGTCTTGGCCACCATTCCCTCTGGCACCGCCGGCTTCGACCGTTCTCTTTCCTGGGTCTACCTCGTCGGTGGCTCCGTCTCCGTTCCCGGCTCCTCCTTCAGGGCCTTCTTCGAGGACCGCGTCGCGCAGCTGGTCGACCTGGCCAACTTTGGCAGCTTTGGCAAGGTGACTTGCCTGTTGAGGGAGATTTGGCTCCAGAGCGAGGTCATCAGCCGGGCTTCGTCTCCTGGCTCCAACAACGACgaggtgcagcagcagcagccacccgCGTACATCCACTGGAGGGATGTGATGCAGATGAAGGGGTGGGATTACCTTCTCATTTAAAACATTTTTTTACTTTCGCATTTTTCTTTTGATAGGAAAGACAAACCACCGCGAGGtgtcttttttggggggacAGAGAGACAGGGGGGACGACAGCACTCATCACTGGATCATGGGGCACAACAACATTaaccttccttccttccgGGACTGGAAAGGAACggtttttcttcttttctacTTTATTTTCTTTCACTTTTGGCATGTGGATAATTGGGATTATGTGGGATTGGAAATGATATTTTGGATACCCCTCTGGAAAGGAAAGCATGATACCtggagtttttt is a window of Podospora pseudopauciseta strain CBS 411.78 chromosome 1, whole genome shotgun sequence DNA encoding:
- the UME6 gene encoding DNA-binding transcriptional regulator ume6 (COG:K; EggNog:ENOG503P0WT), coding for MSTLPPNHHGDLMKSSQVNMATTTTTTTTTTTTKAKAASKAQASAAANPKQKTQMHRRSRTGCYTCRLRRKKCDEGSPMCTACKHLGLVCEYKRPMWWSNNDARRKHKDDIKMIIKRKKLSEKSTHSIQTSVNSPPGLSHSLPTSATFSDPFDRTRSQSIDSQFAFNFNSPQSDFSSFSAPQMHPDFLFAPYSPYEIDVKTERQMFINDIPTLRESTTATFSTYQTPPPPGTVLPQFPLEGEWTEQVYTERRESLAEETLNVNFFDFAQGPSVSSRQVAIELDEGDQRLFDHFISSVLPTIFPILESNQHGSISSDLILPALESNKGYLHCCLSIAAQHYKAAMGLEGEEIDGDIMRHRYATISALCEALARDEDHQQILEAALGLIFFQCGVGRFDDTLPDIPWHQHFQAAISLVQKLDLPRIVSDPNEPLTQAPFNMTLTAWIDILGATMLGRAPAFAHTYREKHLSPTNPSLGLRELMGCEDRVMYLISEIACLEALKKDGMDDITLCQHVHVLGDQIGLTEMGDESIPVLPFNANGTLSPKQLSKNITAAFRLAARIYLCSLVPGFHPSQASCVGLVEKLTSVLATIPSGTAGFDRSLSWVYLVGGSVSVPGSSFRAFFEDRVAQLVDLANFGSFGKVTCLLREIWLQSEVISRASSPGSNNDEVQQQQPPAYIHWRDVMQMKGWDYLLI